In Leptospira saintgironsiae, one genomic interval encodes:
- a CDS encoding S8 family serine peptidase — protein sequence MKNKYIIIALLLSTVSIGYLFAEKETNIVPTLSKLLDPVGNTDNKKYYKRDSKIKFKSSEVLVKFRDTAGDSVKSYAVSSFNGKVLNDLGETGISQVELREGQTVEEAVAEYSTHPDVEYVQPNYIYHASTSPNDPIYNQLWGMNNTGQSVLTATYATNNPGTSTNDMRMESAWDVNTDCTNTVVAVVDSGVNYNHQDLSANMWSSGSCVSDKGVSLGSCSNGWDYADNDSNPMDLNGHGTHVAGTIGARGDNGTGVAGVCWTAKIMAVRVLDQSGSGDTATIIKGINFAVRNGAKILNLSLGGPDYDSAMRSAISNAGSKYDALFVVAAGNESNDLKSDNSYPCEYDEANILCVAALDQKFQLASFSNFDSSKKNVDIGAPGTNIRSSWAGAEATSSLAFASWSTINVDGTAWNWANCPPTVLYLSTSCSTAIIGSSNFGYASNTYSVVYAPISITSGAEAVTARMNLYLDTESGYDGINMYASTSSVPATIFSSPNKVGSLSGETNGSLIANFEVAAKNCVGSSTCYFGYEFVSDSSVNRAGVAITSFNLITLDNNDITQYNTINGTSMATPHVAGLATLLRSFNPKFTYADTITAIVAGGTATSSIQNITKYGKAANGNGAIRNLEAPKDLNVDVP from the coding sequence TAATAATTGCTCTCCTTCTTTCGACAGTATCTATCGGTTATCTTTTTGCCGAAAAAGAAACGAATATCGTTCCAACCTTATCTAAACTTTTGGATCCTGTGGGAAATACTGATAATAAAAAGTATTATAAAAGAGATTCAAAAATAAAATTCAAATCTTCTGAAGTTTTGGTTAAGTTCAGAGATACTGCAGGCGACTCGGTAAAATCTTATGCAGTTAGTTCTTTTAATGGAAAAGTCCTGAACGATTTAGGTGAGACCGGAATTTCTCAAGTAGAATTGAGAGAAGGTCAAACTGTGGAAGAGGCAGTTGCTGAATATTCTACTCATCCTGATGTAGAATATGTGCAGCCAAATTATATTTATCATGCAAGCACATCTCCGAACGACCCGATCTACAATCAGTTGTGGGGAATGAATAATACAGGGCAGAGTGTTTTAACTGCGACGTATGCTACGAATAATCCTGGCACCAGCACCAATGATATGAGAATGGAAAGTGCTTGGGATGTGAACACAGATTGTACAAATACCGTTGTAGCTGTTGTAGATTCCGGTGTGAATTATAATCACCAAGATCTAAGTGCAAATATGTGGAGTTCCGGTTCTTGCGTTTCAGATAAGGGAGTTTCTTTAGGTTCTTGTTCCAATGGTTGGGATTATGCAGATAACGATTCCAATCCAATGGATTTAAATGGTCATGGAACGCATGTTGCAGGTACGATTGGAGCTAGAGGTGATAATGGAACTGGGGTTGCAGGAGTTTGCTGGACTGCGAAAATTATGGCAGTTCGAGTTTTAGATCAATCTGGTTCTGGAGATACTGCAACTATTATTAAAGGAATTAACTTCGCTGTTCGTAACGGAGCAAAGATCCTGAACTTAAGTTTGGGTGGTCCTGATTATGATTCAGCAATGCGTTCTGCAATCTCAAATGCAGGAAGCAAATATGATGCGTTGTTCGTTGTTGCTGCTGGTAATGAGAGCAATGATTTAAAATCAGATAATTCTTATCCTTGTGAATATGATGAAGCTAATATTCTTTGTGTGGCTGCCTTAGATCAAAAGTTTCAGTTAGCGAGTTTTTCTAATTTTGATTCTTCTAAAAAGAATGTGGATATAGGAGCCCCAGGCACAAATATTAGAAGCTCTTGGGCGGGCGCAGAAGCTACTTCATCTTTAGCGTTTGCAAGTTGGAGTACAATAAATGTCGATGGAACTGCATGGAATTGGGCGAATTGTCCTCCTACTGTTCTGTATTTATCAACTAGTTGTTCTACTGCAATTATAGGTAGCTCTAATTTCGGATATGCGTCTAATACATATTCAGTTGTATATGCTCCAATCTCAATTACTTCAGGTGCGGAAGCAGTCACTGCTAGAATGAATTTATACTTGGATACAGAATCTGGTTATGATGGGATCAATATGTACGCTTCCACTTCTTCTGTTCCAGCAACTATATTCAGTTCTCCTAATAAAGTTGGGAGTCTCTCTGGGGAAACAAATGGTTCATTGATCGCAAATTTTGAAGTTGCAGCTAAGAATTGTGTGGGATCTTCCACTTGTTATTTCGGTTATGAATTCGTCTCAGATTCTTCTGTTAACAGGGCCGGGGTTGCTATTACCTCATTTAATTTGATCACTTTAGATAATAATGATATTACTCAATATAATACGATCAACGGAACTTCGATGGCCACGCCTCATGTGGCAGGTCTTGCTACTTTATTGAGATCATTTAATCCTAAATTTACATATGCAGATACAATTACAGCAATCGTTGCAGGTGGTACCGCTACTAGTTCTATTCAAAACATTACTAAATATGGTAAGGCTGCTAATGGAAATGGTGCGATCCGAAATTTAGAAGCTCCTAAGGATCTAAATGTAGATGTTCCTTAA
- a CDS encoding alpha/beta hydrolase — translation MLWQKFETLAARALLSLPDSILRIFGKDIKRGRTLDQRIRAALVLARIKPKPENLPPPKARELVKKIMASFDLEKEDIPRVENFSIPGTGPRIKVRLYSSNITKNLEPCLLYFHGGGFVIGDLESHDLPLRYLAKISGRAILAVDYRLGPEHLYPSSWEDAYSAYKWIKENGKSIGIDPKKIAVAGDSAGGNLAISISTLAKKEKLTLPQFQILIYPWIDLIQERKSVEEYANGYALTRDLLRYFKYHSVPNSKDWKDPRVTPFQQTNFSHTPKTYILIAGFDPLQDEGVAYADLLRKAKVKLEIKTYETLIHGFFNLGRSVPEAKNALDQIAKWIQAGFSGK, via the coding sequence ATGCTCTGGCAAAAGTTTGAGACCTTAGCGGCAAGAGCTTTACTTTCCTTACCAGATTCGATTCTTAGAATTTTTGGAAAAGATATCAAAAGAGGAAGGACCTTAGACCAAAGGATCCGTGCAGCATTAGTTCTAGCTAGAATAAAACCGAAACCTGAAAATCTTCCTCCGCCTAAAGCGAGGGAACTTGTCAAAAAGATAATGGCTTCTTTCGATCTGGAAAAAGAAGATATTCCCAGAGTCGAAAATTTTTCCATTCCAGGAACCGGCCCGAGGATTAAGGTTAGATTATATTCTTCTAATATAACAAAAAACCTGGAACCCTGTTTGCTTTATTTTCATGGGGGAGGATTCGTAATCGGAGATCTAGAGTCTCACGATTTACCTCTAAGATATTTAGCAAAAATTTCGGGCAGAGCAATACTCGCAGTCGATTATAGATTGGGACCTGAGCATCTTTATCCTTCTTCTTGGGAAGATGCTTATTCTGCCTATAAATGGATCAAAGAAAATGGAAAATCGATTGGAATTGATCCTAAAAAGATCGCTGTAGCTGGGGATTCTGCTGGTGGAAATTTAGCGATTTCCATTTCTACCCTTGCTAAAAAAGAAAAACTCACTCTTCCTCAATTCCAAATACTTATCTATCCGTGGATCGATCTAATCCAAGAAAGAAAAAGTGTAGAAGAATATGCGAACGGATACGCTCTCACTCGAGATCTACTTCGCTACTTCAAATATCATAGTGTGCCAAATTCAAAAGATTGGAAAGACCCAAGAGTCACACCTTTTCAACAGACTAATTTTTCCCATACGCCTAAAACATACATTTTGATAGCAGGGTTTGATCCGCTACAGGACGAGGGAGTCGCATATGCAGACCTTCTCCGAAAAGCAAAAGTAAAACTGGAGATTAAAACTTACGAAACTTTGATCCATGGATTTTTTAATTTAGGAAGAAGTGTCCCTGAAGCCAAAAATGCCTTGGACCAAATTGCAAAGTGGATACAAGCCGGGTTTTCAGGAAAATAA
- a CDS encoding flavin-containing monooxygenase has protein sequence MQELPKVCVIGAGSSGITVCKSLQDKGIPYDCYEKGSDVGGNWRFKNDNGISNIYKSLHINTHRDRMEYRDYPMPDWYADYPNHEPIQKYFVDYVEHFGLRKNMKFKNGVAKIEPQDDGTYLVTSEKGEKIFYDAVIVANGHHWSPRWPEPDFPGKFNGKIIHSHDYVDPEHPIQLTGKRVVVLGMGNSAMDISVELSRPGVAKKVFLSSRRGAWVIPNYLFGKPLDKQTELLPPGTPFWLKQLLFGTMLKIGVGKMEDFGLPKPDHKPGEAHPTISQDILVRLGRGDIKYKPVIQEYNGNKVKFADGSEEEIDAIIYCTGYNVKFPFFKPEFISAPDNHLPLFHRTFKPDLNNLFFVGLYQPLGAIMPLAEFQGKWLAEYLTGNYSLPTIPEMQNQIQDYEKKMKKRYVTSARHTMQVDYEDFLYYMQKELKAGKKRASKSLQTLPVPSKAKYKQSGKQSSSNGKTEPRKKNALAKV, from the coding sequence ATGCAAGAGTTGCCGAAAGTCTGCGTTATTGGCGCCGGCTCTAGTGGAATCACTGTTTGTAAATCATTGCAGGACAAAGGAATCCCTTACGACTGTTACGAAAAAGGAAGCGATGTAGGAGGTAACTGGAGATTTAAAAACGACAACGGTATAAGTAATATTTATAAATCATTACATATCAATACTCATAGAGATAGAATGGAATATAGGGATTATCCTATGCCTGATTGGTATGCGGATTACCCAAATCATGAACCTATCCAAAAATATTTCGTAGATTATGTGGAGCACTTTGGCCTTCGCAAAAATATGAAATTTAAGAATGGTGTCGCAAAAATAGAACCCCAAGACGACGGAACTTATCTAGTTACTAGTGAGAAGGGAGAAAAAATATTTTATGATGCAGTCATAGTTGCGAATGGACATCATTGGTCCCCACGCTGGCCAGAACCTGATTTTCCAGGTAAATTTAACGGAAAGATAATACATTCTCATGACTATGTAGATCCCGAACATCCGATCCAATTAACTGGCAAGAGAGTTGTAGTACTCGGTATGGGAAATAGCGCTATGGATATTTCCGTAGAATTGAGCCGTCCTGGAGTTGCAAAAAAAGTTTTCTTAAGTTCCAGAAGAGGCGCTTGGGTAATTCCAAATTATCTTTTTGGAAAACCTTTAGATAAACAAACTGAACTACTTCCTCCTGGAACACCTTTCTGGTTAAAACAACTTCTGTTTGGAACAATGTTAAAGATCGGAGTTGGTAAGATGGAAGATTTTGGTCTTCCTAAACCGGATCATAAACCTGGAGAAGCGCATCCTACTATCTCTCAAGATATTTTAGTCAGACTTGGAAGAGGGGATATCAAATACAAACCTGTAATCCAAGAATATAATGGTAACAAGGTAAAGTTTGCGGATGGTTCCGAAGAAGAAATAGACGCGATTATCTATTGCACTGGATATAACGTCAAGTTTCCATTCTTCAAACCTGAGTTTATCTCAGCTCCTGATAATCATCTTCCTTTATTTCATAGGACTTTCAAACCAGATCTGAATAATTTATTCTTTGTAGGATTGTACCAACCCTTAGGTGCAATCATGCCTCTTGCAGAGTTCCAAGGAAAATGGTTAGCAGAATATTTAACCGGAAATTATAGCTTACCTACAATTCCAGAAATGCAAAATCAGATCCAAGATTACGAAAAGAAAATGAAGAAAAGATATGTAACATCTGCAAGACATACAATGCAGGTAGATTACGAAGACTTTTTATATTATATGCAGAAGGAATTAAAAGCAGGTAAAAAGAGAGCTTCTAAAAGTTTACAAACATTACCTGTGCCATCCAAAGCAAAATATAAACAATCTGGAAAACAAAGCTCTTCTAATGGAAAAACAGAACCAAGGAAAAAGAATGCTCTGGCAAAAGTTTGA
- a CDS encoding GMC family oxidoreductase has product MKTEEKTNVHFDYDYIVVGSGFGGSVSAMRLSQKGYSVLVIESGKRWTAKEFPKTNWSVHKYLWMPRLGFYGIQRLNLLKDFFLVSGAGVGGGSLVYANTLYVPSEKTLNHPTYKKIGGKDGMLPFYKVASKMLGVVQNPHLDKSDAILKEIAQEMGRGETFSATPVGVFFGEKQGQTVKDPYFLGEGPERTTCNLCGGCMVGCRFNSKNTLDKNYLFFAEKLGTKVLPETKVTDLVPLNEYGDPDPNASGEFGYQLSTRSTTGWFGSPKRKFKARSVVLSAAVMGTVGLLLRSREAGHMNRLSARLGDDVRTNSETVLGVTKFGKDVDFSRGVAITSSIHPDEHTHIEPVRYSKGSDFFGALASVLTDGGGFFPRPLKYFFTMFTQPIYFLKASWPFGFAKNSLILLVMQTLDNKVKLVRKRRMSWPFEKSMTSAISSGEKVPSYIPIANQTARKVAKKIGGIPRSSLNDVLLNAPITGHIMGGCVMGSDPEEGVIDFENKVYGYKNLRVCDSSMIPVNLGVNPSLSITAMTERAMSMIPPKDNKSVSSFEFEKEFGITSVVFPKI; this is encoded by the coding sequence ATGAAGACAGAAGAGAAAACAAATGTTCATTTTGATTACGATTATATCGTAGTAGGTTCAGGCTTTGGCGGAAGTGTTTCCGCAATGAGATTAAGCCAAAAAGGGTATTCTGTCTTAGTAATCGAGTCCGGTAAAAGATGGACTGCAAAAGAATTTCCTAAAACGAATTGGTCTGTTCACAAATATTTATGGATGCCTAGATTAGGTTTTTACGGGATCCAAAGATTAAATCTTTTGAAAGATTTTTTTCTAGTCAGCGGCGCCGGTGTTGGCGGGGGTTCTTTAGTATATGCAAACACACTTTACGTTCCTTCTGAAAAAACATTAAACCATCCTACATATAAAAAGATTGGAGGAAAGGATGGAATGCTTCCTTTCTATAAAGTCGCTTCTAAAATGTTGGGAGTCGTTCAAAATCCGCACTTGGATAAATCGGATGCAATTTTAAAAGAGATCGCTCAAGAAATGGGAAGAGGAGAAACTTTTTCAGCAACTCCTGTTGGAGTATTCTTCGGTGAAAAACAAGGACAGACAGTAAAAGATCCTTACTTCTTGGGCGAAGGTCCTGAAAGAACTACATGTAATCTTTGCGGAGGTTGTATGGTAGGATGCCGTTTTAATTCTAAAAACACATTAGATAAAAATTATCTATTTTTTGCAGAGAAATTAGGGACTAAAGTCCTTCCTGAAACAAAAGTAACTGATCTAGTTCCATTAAATGAATATGGGGATCCCGATCCGAATGCGAGTGGAGAATTTGGTTATCAACTTTCTACTAGGTCTACTACAGGTTGGTTCGGCTCTCCTAAAAGAAAATTTAAAGCTAGGTCTGTTGTACTTTCTGCCGCAGTAATGGGAACTGTAGGTTTACTTTTGCGTTCCAGAGAAGCTGGACATATGAATCGTCTTTCTGCTCGTTTAGGAGATGATGTTCGTACAAATAGTGAAACAGTTTTGGGAGTTACTAAGTTTGGAAAGGATGTGGACTTTTCTAGAGGAGTTGCGATCACTTCTTCCATTCATCCTGATGAACATACTCATATAGAGCCGGTTCGTTATTCTAAGGGTTCTGACTTTTTTGGAGCTCTTGCGAGTGTTCTTACTGATGGTGGAGGTTTCTTTCCTAGGCCTCTTAAATATTTTTTCACAATGTTCACTCAGCCTATTTATTTTTTAAAAGCTTCTTGGCCCTTTGGATTTGCTAAAAATTCTCTCATTCTTCTAGTCATGCAGACCTTAGATAATAAAGTAAAGTTAGTAAGAAAAAGAAGAATGTCCTGGCCTTTCGAAAAGTCCATGACCTCTGCAATTAGTTCAGGGGAGAAGGTGCCATCTTATATTCCAATTGCAAATCAAACAGCAAGAAAGGTTGCCAAGAAGATAGGAGGAATTCCTAGAAGTTCTTTAAATGATGTTCTTTTGAATGCGCCCATCACTGGGCATATCATGGGTGGATGTGTAATGGGTTCTGATCCGGAAGAAGGTGTGATCGATTTTGAGAATAAAGTTTACGGTTATAAAAATCTAAGAGTTTGTGATAGTTCTATGATCCCAGTGAATCTTGGAGTAAACCCTTCTCTTTCCATCACAGCGATGACTGAAAGAGCGATGTCTATGATCCCTCCCAAAGACAATAAGTCTGTATCTAGTTTTGAATTCGAAAAAGAATTTGGGATCACATCTGTGGTCTTTCCTAAAATCTGA
- a CDS encoding CPBP family intramembrane glutamic endopeptidase — protein MGLLKESLKDFFQTKRDWISFAGVFLLFLIFWSYNYSFRFAPLFTQALKDNQIGLSLFYFLFFAAGALVIYPIVLAFYGKLNEFKPSIPLILGFVVVLAIVCSARIRDSELFNWAGSSSVEIAMLTINYVGTILAYIALPIAWILLRKNSPDRFLGLSKSPKFGEVLFLLGLMLPIIAIASFSLSFLSVYPRFAGRMSDGYLIYPPALWIILFEISYAADFAVLETFFRGFMVFPLASRVGSKPVVLGMAFMYGLLHFTKPQFEALGSFFGGFILGMISYRTKSVYAGILIHIGVALAMELAATLQFLYFME, from the coding sequence TTGGGCTTATTAAAAGAAAGTTTAAAGGATTTTTTTCAAACCAAAAGGGATTGGATCTCTTTTGCAGGAGTGTTTCTCCTATTTTTAATATTCTGGTCTTATAATTATTCCTTTCGATTTGCTCCACTTTTTACTCAGGCTTTAAAAGATAACCAGATCGGTTTAAGTCTATTTTACTTTTTATTTTTTGCAGCGGGTGCTTTGGTTATCTATCCAATCGTTCTTGCATTTTACGGAAAATTAAACGAATTCAAACCTTCGATTCCTTTAATCTTAGGTTTCGTAGTAGTTCTTGCAATTGTATGTTCCGCAAGGATTAGAGATTCAGAGTTATTCAACTGGGCTGGTTCTTCTTCGGTAGAAATTGCAATGCTTACTATTAACTATGTGGGAACCATTCTTGCATATATTGCGTTGCCAATAGCTTGGATCCTTCTACGTAAAAATTCTCCAGACAGGTTTTTAGGTTTAAGTAAATCTCCAAAATTCGGAGAAGTATTATTCTTACTGGGACTGATGCTGCCTATAATCGCAATTGCGTCCTTCTCCCTTTCTTTTCTTTCCGTATATCCAAGATTCGCTGGTAGAATGTCAGACGGTTATTTGATTTATCCGCCCGCTTTATGGATCATTTTATTCGAAATTTCTTATGCAGCAGATTTTGCAGTTTTGGAAACTTTCTTTAGAGGATTTATGGTCTTTCCTTTGGCTTCTCGAGTAGGAAGTAAGCCCGTAGTTTTAGGCATGGCATTCATGTATGGTCTATTACATTTTACAAAACCTCAATTCGAAGCATTAGGTTCTTTTTTTGGAGGTTTTATTCTTGGAATGATCTCCTATAGGACCAAATCAGTATATGCGGGAATTTTAATACATATAGGGGTAGCTCTTGCAATGGAGCTTGCTGCTACTTTACAGTTTTTGTATTTTATGGAGTAA
- a CDS encoding NAD-dependent succinate-semialdehyde dehydrogenase → MIQLNRPSLFKNSNFYSGEWRTFSKTIQVFDPATGDKIGEVPDLPREEVRKALEFAEKSQKDWAKTIPKQRARFLRNWADLMIHNKEDLAKIMTWEQGKPLAESRGEIDYAASYLEWFSEEAKRAYGDLIPTHRKELRLMAWKEPVGVTGILTPWNFPSSMITRKIGPALAAGCVVISKPSELTPYSAIALAVLAEEAGIPAGVFQIVTGQPEPIANEFLENKIVRKISFTGSTRVGKILLEKSANQVKRISLELGGNAPFIVFADSNIKEAIRGGIISKFRNAGQTCVCTNRFLVEEKIAEEFAHGLAEEVSKFKVGNGFEEGVNIGPLIHSAAVKKVDSHLKDAIEKGGKLLIGGKPHSLGGNFYEPSVLSGISEKSLCFQEETFGPLAPIKSFKTEEEALQIANASDVGLASYVYTNDPARIWRISEALEAGMVSVNEGILSTEQVPFGGVKESGMGREGSKYGIEEYQEIKYICWGGQG, encoded by the coding sequence ATGATCCAACTCAATCGACCTTCTTTATTCAAAAATTCTAATTTTTATTCAGGAGAATGGAGAACCTTCTCCAAAACAATTCAGGTATTTGATCCTGCAACGGGTGATAAAATTGGAGAAGTGCCTGATCTTCCCAGAGAAGAAGTAAGAAAAGCTTTGGAGTTTGCTGAGAAGTCACAAAAAGATTGGGCCAAAACAATTCCTAAACAAAGAGCCAGATTTCTCAGGAACTGGGCAGATCTAATGATCCATAATAAAGAAGATTTAGCAAAAATTATGACCTGGGAACAAGGAAAACCTTTGGCAGAATCCAGAGGTGAAATTGATTACGCGGCATCTTATCTTGAATGGTTTTCAGAAGAAGCAAAACGTGCTTATGGAGATTTGATTCCCACTCATAGAAAAGAACTTAGATTGATGGCTTGGAAAGAGCCAGTGGGTGTTACTGGAATTTTAACACCTTGGAATTTTCCTTCTTCCATGATCACTCGAAAGATTGGACCGGCGCTTGCGGCTGGATGTGTCGTTATCTCTAAGCCTTCTGAACTTACTCCGTATTCTGCAATCGCGTTAGCTGTTCTTGCGGAGGAGGCTGGAATTCCTGCCGGAGTTTTTCAAATAGTTACTGGGCAGCCTGAACCGATCGCAAATGAATTTTTAGAAAATAAAATTGTTCGTAAGATCAGTTTTACAGGTTCCACAAGAGTTGGAAAAATACTTTTAGAAAAATCAGCAAACCAAGTGAAAAGAATTTCTTTAGAGTTAGGAGGTAATGCTCCTTTTATAGTATTCGCAGATTCAAATATTAAAGAAGCGATACGCGGAGGAATTATTTCAAAATTTCGTAATGCAGGACAAACCTGCGTTTGTACAAACAGATTTTTGGTAGAGGAAAAGATCGCAGAAGAATTCGCTCATGGTTTAGCGGAAGAAGTTTCCAAATTCAAAGTAGGGAATGGTTTTGAAGAAGGAGTCAATATTGGTCCTTTGATCCATTCGGCAGCCGTCAAAAAAGTGGATTCACATTTAAAAGACGCCATTGAAAAAGGAGGGAAACTTCTGATCGGAGGCAAACCTCATTCTCTCGGTGGGAACTTTTACGAACCGAGCGTTCTCTCGGGAATCTCCGAAAAATCATTATGTTTCCAAGAAGAAACATTTGGTCCTCTTGCACCTATAAAAAGTTTCAAAACAGAAGAAGAAGCATTACAAATTGCAAACGCAAGCGACGTTGGTTTAGCATCTTACGTATATACAAACGACCCTGCTAGGATTTGGAGAATTTCAGAAGCCTTGGAAGCAGGAATGGTTTCCGTAAACGAAGGCATTTTATCAACAGAACAGGTTCCTTTTGGAGGAGTAAAAGAGTCCGGCATGGGCAGAGAAGGCTCTAAGTACGGAATAGAAGAGTATCAGGAAATAAAATATATCTGCTGGGGTGGGCAAGGTTAA